GTCGCTGCCCTGCTGGTCCGCGCCGCGCAGGCCGACATGGGGTCGGTCGGCTCGCTCACCCGGGGATCGACCTACGGTGAGGCGGGTTACTTCGGTCTGATCTCGTTGGGTGTGCTCGCGGCCGGCGTGGGGTTGCTGCGCAGCAAACACTGGGCCCGTACTCCTGTGCTGCTGCTCCAACTGCTGCTGCTGGGCGTCGCGTGGTTCGCCATGGGGCCCTCGGACAGTCCGCTGATGGCCTTCGTCTTCGCCGTGCCCGCGGTGTTCGTGCTGTGGTGCCTGTTCAACCGCGCAGGCCGGGAGTGGTGGATGAGCTCGAGGACCGCCCCCGACTCGAACAACGGTTGAGGCCCCTGTCGGGACGGTTCGTTCGGCTCGGGCGCTCGCCTGCGCGAAGCGGGCCGACGAAGCACTGCTGACCACTCGCTCGGTTGACCGCTACGCGATGTCGGGCCTCTGCGGCTCGACAACTCGCGAAGGCGTTCGCCGAGTGAGCACGCGAACCGACCCGCCGATCCGCTAACGACGTTGACCGGTCGGTCCGCCTCCCTCGCCTCGATTGTCCGCGGGGAGACTCCGCGGGTTCGCCGTGGCCCAGTTCTCGGCTATGCGGGCCAGCGCCCCGGGCTTATCCCAGTCCGAGGGGTTGGCCGGAATCGTCGCCAGCCACGTGTCCCGGTCCTGCGCGGGGTCCTCGGAAGGGCGGTCGGCGATCGAGAAGTGCTTGGGACGGGTCACTTCGATGAACGGATTTCCCTCGACGACGTAACCGCGTTTGACCGCGATCTCCCGGTCCCCCTGCGCCCAGCGGAAGGTCAGCCCGTGGTTGAAGTACCTGCTGATCGGGCGAGTGGGCATGGTGACACCTCGTGTGGTGGTGTGCTCCGTGTGACCTTGGCAGACTATCTTGGCAACGTCTGCGTGAAATCCGTCAACCGTGGGCCATTCGTTCGAGTGCTCCCTCCGCCAGTCGGAAGACGGTCCACTCGTCCATGGCGACGGCCCCGATCGACTCGTAGAACTCGATCGCCGGACGGTTCCAGTCCAGCACCCACCACTCGAGTCGGGAGTAGCCGCGGCGCACGCATTCCGCGGCGAGCGTGGCCAGCAGCGCCCGCCCCAGTCCGTGTCGCCGGTGGCCGGGCTCCACGTAGAGGTCCTCCAGGTAGATCCCGTGCTTCCCACGCCAGGTGGAGAAGTTGAGGAACCACAGGGTGAAGCCGACGATTCTTCCGTCTACCTCGGCGACGTGCCCGTACAGCGCGGGCCGTGGCCCGAACAGCGCGGTCTCGAGCTGCTCGGTGGTGAGCTCGCACTCCTGGGGCGCCTTCTCGTACTCGGCCAGTTCGTGCACCAGACGTACGACGTCGGCGACGTCGGCCGGGGTCGTTTCCCGAATACGTGGATCAGCACTTGACTCGTCCGAATGTTCCCGCACACGGACAGATTAAGGAAGCCTCGCTGGGTAGCTCGGTCGGGTGAGGGAGTGGGCGGTCCCGTCAGCCCGCCGCAACGAAAAAACGGCGCTGATCGACGAGAGCTCGCCGATCAGCGCCGTTCTCAGGACCTGGAGGTCAGCCCTTCTTGGTCTCCCAGAAGATCTTGTCGACCTCTGCGATGTAGTCCAGCAGCTCCTGACCCGTCGACGGGTCCATCGAGCCCTTGGTCCCCGCCGCACCCGCGGCCTTGGTGGCCTTGTTCACCAGCTCGTGCAGCTGCGGGTACTTCTCGAAGTGGTGAGGCTTGAAGTAGTCGGTCCACAGTACCCACAGGTGGTGCTTGACCAGCTCCGAGCGCTGCTCGGCGATGTTGATCGCGCGAGTGCGGAACTCGGGGTCCTCATTGTTCTGGTACTTCTCCTGGATGGCCTTGACGGATTCGGCCTCGATCCGCGCCTGGGCCGGGTCGTAGACCCCGCACGGCAGGTCACAGTGCGCGGTCGCTTCCAGACGCGGGCCGAGAAGCCGCGACAGGAGTCGCATACTTCCTCCCTGACAGTGACAGTGAATGCTCCGACGGGGCCGACCCTACTCCGTTACGATCGCTCTTGTCTTACGGAGGTGGGTGTGAGTTCGCTCGGTCGGTTGAGATGGCGCAGGTTGCGCGTGCGAGGGGCTTCGATGGCTCCTACACTGCGGGACGGCGACATCGTGTTGCTCAAGCTGCGGAGCGAACCGGCGCCGGGCGAGGTGGTCCTGGTGCGGTGGTCCTCCCGCCCCGAACAACTTTCGGTCAAACGCGCGGTGTGCCGGCAGGACGGTGGTTGGCACGTGACCGGTGACCACACGGAGGCGTCCACGGACTCCAGGAAGCTCGGACCTGCCGAGGTGCTCGGGGTGCTGCACTGGCGGCTCGTTCCCCGCCCCGGGCGAATACGCTGAGTGATCGAGGGTTTGTTCGATGTCGTCATATCGTATGTGATTGATTCGGATCGCTGGGCCGGTTGGACAGCGGCGTTCCAGGATGCCCTCGATGGATTCCTGTTCGTTCTCCCGGAGACGTCTGCTCGGGATCACCGCCATGGGAACCGCCTCCGCGTTCGGGCTCGGGCGGGTGGCCACCGCAGCCGAAACACGCTCGGTGACGCCCCCTTCGTTCGTTCCGGCCCTCGTGGTCGGGAGCGGTTACGGAGCCGCGGTGAGCGCGTTGCGACTCGGATCGGCGGGCGTGTCCACACTGGTATTGGAAACGGGCCAGCTGTGGAACGAGGTCGGTTCGGACGGATCGGTGTTCTGCTCCATGATGGACCCCGATCGCCGCTGGACGTGGTTGCACACGCGTACTCAGGCCCCGCTGGGGACCTTCCTGTGGCTGGACGTGGTCAATCGCGACGTGCCTCGGTACACCGGGGTGCCCGATCGAATGGATCACCCCAACATGTCCGTCTACCAGGGTCGTGGTGTCGGTGGTGGCTCCCTGGTGAACGGCGGGATGGCCGTGGTGCCGGAACGGCAGCACCTCGAACGCGTGCTTCCCGGTGTGTCCTCGGGCCCCATGTACGAGCGGTATTTCCCGCGTGCACGCCGCATGTTGGGGGTCAATCGGGTATCGGACGACTGGTTCGAGGGCGCGGAGTGCTACCGCTACGCACGCGTCGCGAGGCGGCACGCCGCCAACGTCGGTCCGGGGTCGACTCTCGTGTCGAACGTCTACGATTTCGACTACATGCGGCGCGAGGCCGCCGGGGCGGTGCCGGCCTCCGCCCTGGCCGCCGAGGTGCTCTACGGGAACAACCACGGCAAGCGCAGATCTCGATCAGACGTACCTGGCCGACGCGGTTGGTACGGGCAACGTGCGCATCGAGAGCCTGCACCGGGCGCATTCGATACGCCGGGAGCCCGACGGCACGTTCGTCGTCGGAGTGCAGCGGCTCGACGAATTCGGAAAAGTGCGCGAGGTGTACGAGATCGGATGTCGGTATCTCTTCCTGGGGGCGGGAAGTCAGGGGACGACCGAG
This genomic stretch from Actinopolyspora halophila DSM 43834 harbors:
- a CDS encoding GNAT family N-acetyltransferase; the encoded protein is MREHSDESSADPRIRETTPADVADVVRLVHELAEYEKAPQECELTTEQLETALFGPRPALYGHVAEVDGRIVGFTLWFLNFSTWRGKHGIYLEDLYVEPGHRRHGLGRALLATLAAECVRRGYSRLEWWVLDWNRPAIEFYESIGAVAMDEWTVFRLAEGALERMAHG
- the sodN gene encoding superoxide dismutase, Ni encodes the protein MRLLSRLLGPRLEATAHCDLPCGVYDPAQARIEAESVKAIQEKYQNNEDPEFRTRAINIAEQRSELVKHHLWVLWTDYFKPHHFEKYPQLHELVNKATKAAGAAGTKGSMDPSTGQELLDYIAEVDKIFWETKKG
- a CDS encoding S26 family signal peptidase; its protein translation is MSSLGRLRWRRLRVRGASMAPTLRDGDIVLLKLRSEPAPGEVVLVRWSSRPEQLSVKRAVCRQDGGWHVTGDHTEASTDSRKLGPAEVLGVLHWRLVPRPGRIR